One Paralichthys olivaceus isolate ysfri-2021 chromosome 8, ASM2471397v2, whole genome shotgun sequence genomic region harbors:
- the adra2c gene encoding alpha-2C adrenergic receptor, which yields MNFNSSSLEDGMEAENISSNSTSQSQYSQLAIWGLAGLVSFLILFTIVGNVLVVIAVLTSRALKPPQNLFLVSLASADILVATLVMPFSLANELMGYWFFGKIWCDIYLALDVLFCTSSIVHLCAISLDRYWSVTQAVEYNLKRTPKRVKGMIVVVWLISAVISFPPLISMDRSSNEASPQCILNDETWYILYSSIGSFFAPCVIMILVYIRIYQVAKTRTRTMSGKKRDVDSPRENGMDKAEPGGSIKSNRGGSMKDQERENGHCQEQAAQSPLPNEPKHASTDHDEDFEDSSSSDEKPKKNSTSSKHHHDDRKDRKSSRKSSSASKYSSRKSRASSKSMELFSSRRKRRSTVNRKKISAAREKRFTFVLAVVMGVFVVCWFPFFFSYSLYGICREPCQIPETLFKFFFWIGYCNSSLNPVIYTIFNQDFRRAFQKILCKSWKRSF from the coding sequence ATGAATTTCAACAGCTCCAGCCTGGAGGACGGGATGGAGGCAGAAAACATCTCCTCTAATTCCACTTCTCAGAGCCAGTACAGCCAGCTGGCCATCTGGGGTCTGGCTGGACTTGTCAGCTTTCTCATTTTGTTTACAATAGTCGGGAACGTCTTGGTTGTCATCGCTGTGTTAACGAGCAGAGCACTGAAACCACCCCAGAACCTTTTCCTGGTCTCCCTGGCCAGTGCGGACATACTGGTGGCCACCCTCGTCATGCCCTTCTCTCTAGCAAATGAACTCATGGGCTATTGGTTTTTTGGTAAAATCTGGTGTGACATCTATCTGGCTCTGGACGTTTTATTCTGCACCTCTTCCATTGTTCACCTGTGCGCCATTAGTCTGGACAGGTACTGGTCGGTGACACAGGCTGTAGAGTACAACTTAAAGAGGACACCTAAAAGAGTTAAAGGGATGATTGTGGTGGTGTGGTTGATCTCGGCTGTCATCTCCTTCCCACCGCTCATATCGATGGACAGGAGCAGCAATGAGGCCAGTCCCCAGTGTATCCTGAACGACGAGACCTGGTACATCCTCTACTCCAGCATTGGATCATTCTTTGCCCCATGCGTTATCATGATCCTGGTATATATCCGCATCTACCAGGTGGCAAAGACCAGGACCAGAACAATGTCAGGGAAGAAGAGGGATGTGGACTCTCCGCGGGAGAATGGGATGGACAAGGCTGAGCCAGGTGGGTCAATCAAGTCCAACAGGGGCGGGAGCATGAAGGACCAGGAACGTGAGAATGGGCACTGCCAGGAGCAGGCAGCTCAGTCCCCCCTACCCAACGAGCCGAAACACGCGTCGACAGACCATGACGAGGACTTTGAGGACAGCAGCTCATCGGATGAGAAGCCTAAAAAAAATTCCACCTCCTCCAAACATCACCACGATGACAGGAAAGACAGGAAGTCCAGCCGGAAGAGCAGCTCCGCCTCTAAATACTCCAGCAGAAAGTCGCGTGCCAGTTCCAAGTCCATGGAGCTGTTTTCATCTCGCCGCAAACGCAGGAGCACCGTCAACCGGAAGAAGATCTCTGCCGCTAGGGAGAAACGCTTCACCTTTGTCCTTGCTGTGGTCATGGGCGTATTCGTCGTGTGCTGgttcccctttttcttttcctacaGCCTGTACGGCATCTGCCGGGAGCCGTGCCAGATCCCAGAGACCCTGTTCAAGTTCTTTTTCTGGATTGGCTACTGTAACAGCTCCCTAAACCCAGTCATCTACACCATCTTCAACCAGGACTTCCGCAGAGCCTTCCAGAAGATCCTCTGTAAGTCTTGGAAACGCTCTTTCTGA